From Thalassospiraceae bacterium LMO-JJ14:
ATAAGCCGATTAACGTCAAAAAGGGGCAGTTCCTGGCACCTTGGGACATGAAGAACGTGGTCGACAAGATTCTCACCACCGGCAACGAGCAGGTCACCGTGACCGAGCGCGGCGCCAGCTTCGGCTACAACACCCTGGTTACCGATTTCCGCGGCCTCCCGACGATGAAGAACGACACCGGCTGCCCGGTGGTGTTCGACGCCACCCATTCGGTGCAGCAGCCGGGCGGGCAGGGATCGAGCAGCGGTGGACAGCGGGAATTCGCCCCGGTGCTGGCACGCTGCGCCGTATCGCTCGGCATCGCGGCGGTGTTCATGGAGACTCACCAGGATCCGGACAACGCCCCCTCCGATGGCCCGAACATGATTCCGATCAACCGCTTAGAGGGCGTTCTTAAGGATTTGATGGCATTCGATGCGCTGGCGAAATCAAGCCCGGCACCGGAAAGCCTCGCCAACAACGACTGATACACACAAAGGAAAAGACATGACTGCGATTATCGACATCACCGGCCGTGAAATTCTCGATTCCCGGGGCAACCCGACGGTCGAGGTCGACGTGCTTCTGGAAACCGGTGTCATGGGCCGTGCCGCCGTGCCGTCGGGCGCCTCGACCGGCAAGCACGAAGCCGTGGAACTGCGTGACGGCGACAAGAAGCGCTATGGCGGCAAGGGCGTGCTGAATGCGGTCGCCGCCGTCAACAACGACATTTTCGAAGCACTGGTCGGTGTCGACGTCGAGGAACAGGTGTTCATCGACAATGTGATGATCGAGCTGGACGGCACGGCGAACAAGAAACGCCTCGGCGCCAATTCGATCCTCGGTGTCTCGCTGGCCTGCGCCAAGGCCGCCGCCGAGGAATCCGGCCTGCCGCTGTACCGATCGATTGGCGGGGTTTACGCACACGTCCTGCCGGTGCCGATGATGAACATCGTCAACGGCGGTGCGCATGCCGACAATCCCATCGATATTCAGGAATTCATGATCATGCCGGTCGGTGCCGATACCTGCGCCGATGCCATCCGCATGGGCTCGGAAATCTTCCAGCGCCTGAAAAAGGACCTGGCGGACGCCGGTCATAACACCAATGTCGGCGACGAAGGCGGTTTCGCGCCGTCGCTGAAGTCGACCACCGAAGCGCTGGACTTCGTCATGAAGGCGATCAAGGGCGCGAAATACAAAGTCGGCGACGATGTCGTACTGGCCATCGACGCGGCCTCGACGGAATTCTACAAGAAGGGCAAATACGTCCTCGAAGGCGAGGGCAAGACGCTCGACGCCGCCGGGATGGTCAAATACTGGGCCGATCTGGTGAAGAAGTACCCGATTGCCTCGCTCGAAGACCCGATGGCCGAGGATGACTGGGCCGGCTGGAAGCTTTTGACCGATGAAATCGGCGACAAGGTACAGCTCGTCGGCGACGATCTGTTCGTCACCAATCCGCTGCGCCTGTCGGACGGTATCGAGCAGGGCGTCGCCAACTCGATCCTCATCAAGGTCAACCAGATCGGCACCCTGACGGAAACCCTGGAAGCCGTGACCATGGCGCACCGCGCCGGGTACACGACGGTGATCTCGCACCGCTCGGGCGAGACCGAGGACGCGACCATCGCCGATATCGCAGTGGCCACCAACGCCGGCCAGATCAAGACCGGCTCGCTCAGCCGCTCCGACCGGCTGGCGAAATACAATCAGTTGATCCGCATCGAAGAAGAACTCGGCCCGGTGTCAGTCTATCCGGGCGCCAACGCGCTTTATTAAAAACCGACAGCACACGTTTTGGCCGTCATCCCAAACTTGATTTGGGATCCATGATTAAACAAGAAAAACCCGGTCCTGCCGGGTTTTTTTGTGGGTCCTGAATCAAGTTCAGGACGACGAAAGGGTTACCCCCACAACGAAAAAAGCCCGCTCGTAAGCGGGCCTCTTCCATCAGGTTCTTTTCGCCGAAGCGTTAAGCGGCAGCGGCTTTCGCCTGCGCCTGCTTGATGCGGCGCTTTGCACGAACGGCTTTCGTGCTCAGCTTCTCATCGGCGGTTTTCAGAAGGTAGGCGTCAAGTCCGCCACCATGTTCAACCGTGCGGATACCATAGGCGGTGATACGGAAGCGAAGGTTTTCACCAAGCGTTTCCGACCACAGCGAAGTGGTCTGCAAGTTCGGCAGGAAACGGCGACGCGTCTTGTTCATCGCGTGGCTCACGTTGTTGCCGGTTTGAACGGTACGACCGGTCAGTTCACAGGTCTTGGACATTGTCTCGGTCCTCAATCTCGGGCGACTTGCGCCAAATTCGTCTAAATCAAAAAATTTGGACCGCCCCATGTAGTGCACCGGCACGATCCATTGGACGGTCTTTTAGGGGCTTCACCCCATGCCGTCAAGCGTTCCTTACAGCTTTCAGGGCCTGAAAAAGCACCGGAAACCGACAATCAGGCTTAATCCACAATGCGCCACGAGCCGCGCCACTCCTGCGGCGGCAGCCAGGTATCGCCCGACAGCCGTTTGGTGAGTGAATTCGCGGTTTCCTCGGTCACATCCTCGGGCACACGTTCGCGCAGGTGCGACACCGCTTTCTGCCAGAACGAATTAATGTCCTCGATACGTTTGATCAGGGTTTCCGTCGCCGCATCCGGGTCTTCGTCCGCATCGTTCAGTACCTTCCGGCCCACCAGCAGCGCTTCGCGTGCCTTGCTCCAATCCCCATCCAGATAAGCCTTAACCCCCTTGTCGAAGGCCATCAGGAAGGCCACCGGCATGGGCTGGATGTCGACCGTGTACAGGTTAAGCGGTTCCTTATGGCCAGGCATCAGAATACGGTCGATGCGGCGGCACAGAACTCTGCGATCGGCGCTCAGGCAATCGTAAAAAGCATCACTGACAAGAATTTGCGTGCCGTACATCGCATTCAGCGATTCCAGCCGGGACGCCAGATTGACGTTGTCCCCGATCAGCGTGGAATCAGCACGATCGTCGTCGCCGACCGGCCCGGCCACGACCAACCCCCAGTGCAGGCCGAAACGGGTGTCGAATCGCTTCCTGTTTTCCCAGCCGTCCTTGCCTTCGAAAAACTCTTCCCATACGCCGCCGGCGACTTCCAGCGCCTCGGAAAGCTTGCGCATCTCGACAGCGGCATCGAAAGCGGCGTTAGCGCTGGTGCGCGGATTCTCGTTGTTGTGAAAGTAGGCGAAGATGCCCTCGCCGAGAAACTTGTCGATATCGCCGCCGTGCCGGCTGACACCCCGGTTCATCTCGCCCAGATAAGTCTTGAGCACCGGCAGGATGTCTTTTTCCAGTTCATGCGTCATGGCCTGGAACCCGGCCACATCGGTGAACATCAATGCCACCGGCGAACGGGTAGGGATCACGCGCTCGCCCTTGGCTTCGAGAAACGCGCGACGGCTGATGAAGCGGCGCAGGTTGGAAATGATCATGCTGATGGCTTCGATCAGTGTATCGATTTCGTTCAGCTTGCGGCCTTCGCTTTCTGCTTCCTCGGCGCGGCGCTGGATGACCGCATCGGCGTCCTCGAGCCCCGGAATTTCGCGCATCTTGGCGAGTATGACCTGATTGGCCTCGTGCAGGCGGTCCATGAATATCTTGCCGACGCGCTCGACGTTGCGTTCCGCTTTCCACCGAACCGCATAGACCATCGCCGCATAAATGATGACTTCCAGCACCGGGTCGGTGATATGAACGTAACTGCCGATCGAAAAATCGCCGAGCATACTGATCAAAAGCAGGATACCGACCGCATACCATGCATCGTCACGGCCCATCGAGGTCAGCATTTCCGCACCCAGCACGGTTTCGCGGGTGCCGACTTTCTGCACCAGACCGACCTTGGCGACGGCGCGCACGGTCCTGAGAATCCGCAGCACCCGTGGGTTGGCGATGCCGGTATTGCCGGCCAGGAACGATGCGCCGGTGGCGCCGACGGCAAGGATGTTGATCCACGCTGCGGGGGTCTTGAAATATTTCATGCCGTAAGCCAGCGCGCCGACGCAAATATCGAACATGAAGAAAATGCCCATCAGGGCTTCGACCCAGCGCGCCGCCTCGACCGACCATATCAGTTCCGTCGTGCCGCTGAGCATTTCAAGGAATGCCGCGATGGGGGCGAAAAATACTGCCAGATAGGTGGCGGCGAGGTTCAGCCGCTCATACCCTTCGTTTTCGGCAAGCCGCAGCCAAAGGCCTTTGTCGGGTTCGGACTGCTCTGCGGCGGCGGCAATTTCATGGCTGAGCGGAATGCGGCCGAACAGCGCATCGTAGCGATCCTGATTCAATATCGATGACGGATCGTCGTCGTTGATGTTCTGTTCCGCCATCTTCCCCTCAACTCAATCCCACCGGTATCCACGATGCCCGGTTTTACCGTCTTTATACCCTCGAAATGCCCTGAAATCCTAGTCGCACGGCCGTCGCCTGTCACGGTATCAAAATCGTTTCCGTGAAGCTTGTATCTTTATCCGAAAGAGGCACATTATCGATCATGGCAAGACGCAAACAACTTCATCCGTCCCTGGTCATGCGCGACGATGTCGCCGAGGACATTCGCTTGTGCGAATGGCCCGATTGCCAGATGAAGGCGGATCATAAAGCACCACGCTCGCGCGAGCAGTTGCGCGAATACCGTTGGTTCTGTCTTGACCACGTCCGCGAATTCAACCGCCGCTGGAACTACTTCGAAGGCATGACCGATGATGAGGTCGAAGCCGATCTCAGGCGCGATACCGTCTGGCAGCGCCCGAGCTGGCCGCTTGGCGACCGCGAGGAAACCGCTCGGGGACCAAAGGCGGGCATGGGACCATTCGGCATCGACCCCGATTACTTCGTCGACGATTTCGGCCTGTTCAAAGAGAAAACCGCGGAAACGGGAGGCCCGCAGGCCGATGCCCCGACCCGCGTCGCACTTGCCGTTTTCGGTATGCAGTTGCCGGTTAGCGGGGACGAGTTGAAAAGCCGCTACAAGGAGCTGGTCAAGAAACACCACCCCGACACCAACGGCGGCACAAAAGCGGCAGAAGAGAAATTCAAGGAAATCCGCGAAGCCTATGAAACGCTCCGGCATTTTCTGGTGATATAGATGCCAGGGCCGGGATGACGGCGGGAGAGCTGTTTCGGCAATTGTTCCGGTATCAATTTTTACGCCATTTTGTGCCAAAAACGGCACAAATCCTTGACGCACCGGGGGATTGCCCCTAACACCAAGCGAACAGAATCCCTATATGGATGACGTCGAGACAATAACGCCGGTCTGCGAAAGTCGGCCGGACAGATCAACGGGAATGCGCGTATGACCACTAGTCACCAATCTCAGCCGCTTCTGATGCAAGAACCGGATATCAAACTTTCGGTCCGTCAGGTGTTCGGCATCGACAGCGATATGGAAGTGCCGGCTTTTTCCGAAGCCGACAGCCACGTTCCCGACATCGACGATGCCTACCGTTTTGACCGCGATACGACGATGGCGATTCTCGCAGGCTTTGCCTACAACCGCCGCGTCATGATCCAGGGCTACCACGGCACCGGGAAATCGACGCACATCGAACAGGTCGCCGCGCGCCTTAACTGGCCGTGTATCCGTATCAACCTGGACAGTCACATTTCGCGTATCGACCTTGTCGGTAAGGACGCCATCGTCCTGAAAGACGGCAAGCAGGTCACCGAGTTCCGCGAAGGCATCCTGCCGTGGGCGCTGCAGAATCCGACCGCCGTCGTGTTCGATGAATACGATGCAGGTCGTCCGGACGTGATGTTCGTGATCCAGCGCGTGCTAGAAGTCGAAGGCAAGCTGACGTTGCTCGATCAGAACCGCGTCATGCGCCCGCACAAGTATTTCCGCCTGTTCTCGACCACCAATACCATCGGTCTCGGCGATACCACCGGCCTCTATCACGGCACCCAGCAGATCAACCAGGGTCAGATGGACCGCTGGAACATCGTCGCCACGCTGAACTACCTGCCGCACGATTCCGAAGTCGATATCGCGCTCGCCAAGTGTGATTCCTACAATACCAAGGAAGGCCAGGATCAGATTTCAGCCATGGTCGAACTGGCAGATATGACCCGCGCCGGCTTTATGAACGGTGACATTTCCACCGTCATGTCGCCCAGGACCGTGATTACCTGGGCGCAGAACGCCGAAATCTTCAAGGATCTCGGTTATGCCTTCCGCGTCACCTTCCTGAACAAGTGCGACGAGTTGGAACGTCCGGTGGTCGCTGAATATTACCAGCGTGCAATGGGCGTGGAATTGCCGGAATCGGCTGCTAACGCGGTCCTGCAATAAGGTATAGACCTTGGGTAACGAACACCCGGCCGAGCTTTGGAAACGTGTCACCGCATCGACCTTGCGGGCCGTCGGGCATGCCAAGGATCTTGAGGTCCAGTTCGGTCAAAGCACGCCGGGACTGACGGCTGAGGCCGCCCACCTGCCGGCCCCGCAAGCCAATATGAGCCCTGAAGCCATGTCGCGTTTTCGCGGCATGTCTGACGCGCTGTCGCTCCGGCTTCGTCACCATGACGCCGATACCCATCGCGCCAACATGCCGGAAGGCGCCGATGCCCGGCGTGTTTACGAAACCGTCGAACAGGTCCGTTGCGAGGCCCTCGGCACGCAACGCCTGACCGGCGCCGGTGACAACCTGCAGGCGCTGCTCGAGGAGCGCTGCCGCGCCAAGGGTTATAACGGCATCAAGGAACGCGATGACGCGCTTTTGCCTGAGGTTGTTGGGCTTTTGGTGCGTGAGCATCTGTCCGGGCGCGAATTGCCGGAATCCGCCAAGGCATTCGTCAACTTGTACCGCGGCGATATCGAAAAGAAGATTTCCGGCGATCTCAACGACCTGGTGAAATCGGCGTCAAATCAGGAAGACTTCTCGAAAGCCGTCAACAAGATGCTCAAGACCCTCGATCTTCTTCGAGATGAGCCGCCCGACGATAATCCCGAAGACGACGAGCAGAGCGAGTCCGACGATAACGAACAGGGCAACCAGGACGCCGATGCGTCGGATTCCGATGTCGATTCCGACGGCTCCATGGCCGGCGAGACCGAAGACAGCGATTCCACCGAAGGCATGGACTTCGATCCGGAATTTTCCGATGACGACCTCAATCCGGGCGAGGGCGAGGAAGAACCGGCCGGTCCAAGCGAATACGACCCGGACTGGCGCCGCAACGATAGCGGCGACAATCAGCCGTACCGCGCCTTTACCACCGAATACGACGAAGTCACCGATGCCGCCGAACTTTGCGATCACGAGGAACTGACGCGGCTGCGCCATCAGCTAGACCAGCAGCTCTCGCACCTGCAGGGTGTTGTCGGCAAGCTCGCCAACCGGCTGCAACGCCGCTTGCTGGCCCAGCAGACACGGTCATGGGAATTCGATCTGGAAGAAGGCGTGCTCGATGCCGGCCGTCTGTCGCGTGTCGTCATCGACCCGGTGGCGCCGCTGTCGTTCAAATCTGAATCCGATACCGAATTCCGCGATACCGTGGTGACGCTGCTGATCGATAACTCCGGCTCGATGCGTGGCCGGCCGATCACGGTTGCCGCGATGAGCGCCGATATTCTGGCGCGTACACTGGAACGCTGCGGCGTGAAGGTCGAAATCCTCGGCTTTACGACGCGGTCCTGGAAGGGCGGCACGTCACGTGAAAAGTGGGTCGAGCAGGGCAAGCCGAAGAACCCGGGCCGCCTCAACGATCTGCGCCACATCGTCTACAAGTCCGCCGACATGCCGT
This genomic window contains:
- the rpmB gene encoding 50S ribosomal protein L28 produces the protein MSKTCELTGRTVQTGNNVSHAMNKTRRRFLPNLQTTSLWSETLGENLRFRITAYGIRTVEHGGGLDAYLLKTADEKLSTKAVRAKRRIKQAQAKAAAA
- the cobS gene encoding cobaltochelatase subunit CobS produces the protein MTTSHQSQPLLMQEPDIKLSVRQVFGIDSDMEVPAFSEADSHVPDIDDAYRFDRDTTMAILAGFAYNRRVMIQGYHGTGKSTHIEQVAARLNWPCIRINLDSHISRIDLVGKDAIVLKDGKQVTEFREGILPWALQNPTAVVFDEYDAGRPDVMFVIQRVLEVEGKLTLLDQNRVMRPHKYFRLFSTTNTIGLGDTTGLYHGTQQINQGQMDRWNIVATLNYLPHDSEVDIALAKCDSYNTKEGQDQISAMVELADMTRAGFMNGDISTVMSPRTVITWAQNAEIFKDLGYAFRVTFLNKCDELERPVVAEYYQRAMGVELPESAANAVLQ
- the eno gene encoding phosphopyruvate hydratase, which translates into the protein MTAIIDITGREILDSRGNPTVEVDVLLETGVMGRAAVPSGASTGKHEAVELRDGDKKRYGGKGVLNAVAAVNNDIFEALVGVDVEEQVFIDNVMIELDGTANKKRLGANSILGVSLACAKAAAEESGLPLYRSIGGVYAHVLPVPMMNIVNGGAHADNPIDIQEFMIMPVGADTCADAIRMGSEIFQRLKKDLADAGHNTNVGDEGGFAPSLKSTTEALDFVMKAIKGAKYKVGDDVVLAIDAASTEFYKKGKYVLEGEGKTLDAAGMVKYWADLVKKYPIASLEDPMAEDDWAGWKLLTDEIGDKVQLVGDDLFVTNPLRLSDGIEQGVANSILIKVNQIGTLTETLEAVTMAHRAGYTTVISHRSGETEDATIADIAVATNAGQIKTGSLSRSDRLAKYNQLIRIEEELGPVSVYPGANALY
- a CDS encoding adenylate/guanylate cyclase domain-containing protein; the protein is MAEQNINDDDPSSILNQDRYDALFGRIPLSHEIAAAAEQSEPDKGLWLRLAENEGYERLNLAATYLAVFFAPIAAFLEMLSGTTELIWSVEAARWVEALMGIFFMFDICVGALAYGMKYFKTPAAWINILAVGATGASFLAGNTGIANPRVLRILRTVRAVAKVGLVQKVGTRETVLGAEMLTSMGRDDAWYAVGILLLISMLGDFSIGSYVHITDPVLEVIIYAAMVYAVRWKAERNVERVGKIFMDRLHEANQVILAKMREIPGLEDADAVIQRRAEEAESEGRKLNEIDTLIEAISMIISNLRRFISRRAFLEAKGERVIPTRSPVALMFTDVAGFQAMTHELEKDILPVLKTYLGEMNRGVSRHGGDIDKFLGEGIFAYFHNNENPRTSANAAFDAAVEMRKLSEALEVAGGVWEEFFEGKDGWENRKRFDTRFGLHWGLVVAGPVGDDDRADSTLIGDNVNLASRLESLNAMYGTQILVSDAFYDCLSADRRVLCRRIDRILMPGHKEPLNLYTVDIQPMPVAFLMAFDKGVKAYLDGDWSKAREALLVGRKVLNDADEDPDAATETLIKRIEDINSFWQKAVSHLRERVPEDVTEETANSLTKRLSGDTWLPPQEWRGSWRIVD
- the cobT gene encoding cobaltochelatase subunit CobT; translated protein: MGNEHPAELWKRVTASTLRAVGHAKDLEVQFGQSTPGLTAEAAHLPAPQANMSPEAMSRFRGMSDALSLRLRHHDADTHRANMPEGADARRVYETVEQVRCEALGTQRLTGAGDNLQALLEERCRAKGYNGIKERDDALLPEVVGLLVREHLSGRELPESAKAFVNLYRGDIEKKISGDLNDLVKSASNQEDFSKAVNKMLKTLDLLRDEPPDDNPEDDEQSESDDNEQGNQDADASDSDVDSDGSMAGETEDSDSTEGMDFDPEFSDDDLNPGEGEEEPAGPSEYDPDWRRNDSGDNQPYRAFTTEYDEVTDAAELCDHEELTRLRHQLDQQLSHLQGVVGKLANRLQRRLLAQQTRSWEFDLEEGVLDAGRLSRVVIDPVAPLSFKSESDTEFRDTVVTLLIDNSGSMRGRPITVAAMSADILARTLERCGVKVEILGFTTRSWKGGTSREKWVEQGKPKNPGRLNDLRHIVYKSADMPWRRARPSLGLMLREGLLKENIDGEALLWAHNRLLGRPEQRRILMVISDGAPVDDATLSANPGNYLERHLREVINYIETKSEVELTAIGIGHDVTRYYRRAVTIVDAEELGGTMMTRLAELFDENAGQDVRKAGRRAVN
- the kdsA gene encoding 3-deoxy-8-phosphooctulonate synthase, which encodes MSEQRTVNVGPVSLSNQKPLGIIAGPCQLETREHALEISSQLKTLGEKLGIGIIYKTSYDKANRTSLKGQRGIGLEDALPIFREIREVTGLPVLTDVHEPAHCAAVADAVDILQIPAFLCRQTDLLLAAGITNKPINVKKGQFLAPWDMKNVVDKILTTGNEQVTVTERGASFGYNTLVTDFRGLPTMKNDTGCPVVFDATHSVQQPGGQGSSSGGQREFAPVLARCAVSLGIAAVFMETHQDPDNAPSDGPNMIPINRLEGVLKDLMAFDALAKSSPAPESLANND
- a CDS encoding DnaJ domain-containing protein → MARRKQLHPSLVMRDDVAEDIRLCEWPDCQMKADHKAPRSREQLREYRWFCLDHVREFNRRWNYFEGMTDDEVEADLRRDTVWQRPSWPLGDREETARGPKAGMGPFGIDPDYFVDDFGLFKEKTAETGGPQADAPTRVALAVFGMQLPVSGDELKSRYKELVKKHHPDTNGGTKAAEEKFKEIREAYETLRHFLVI